Proteins from a genomic interval of Youhaiella tibetensis:
- the araD1 gene encoding AraD1 family protein — MNLIQFQDDNGDRAVAAIENGVARLIKDAASVYDLTLAAIDRNVTIGTIIAEKGLGATLDRDAIVAEGRLLSPIDHPDPAHLYVTGTGLTHLGSAATRNAMHKSAGTKTEENLTDSMKMFRMGLEGGKPAPGQVGVQPEWFYKGNGYSVVPPGRPIPSPAFAKDAGEEPEIAGIYIIDQDGNPRRLGFALANEFSDHVTERVNYLFLAHSKLRACSFGPELRLGDLPRHIEGMSRILRGGKVLWEKPFLSGEDNMSHTIANLEYHHFKYELFRNPGDIHVHMFGTATLSFADGIKTEPGDVFEIAETQFGAPLRNAVAWDEAETIEIKPLY; from the coding sequence ATGAATCTCATCCAGTTCCAGGACGACAATGGCGACCGCGCCGTAGCGGCGATCGAGAACGGGGTGGCCCGGCTCATCAAGGACGCAGCGAGCGTTTATGACCTGACGCTGGCCGCCATCGACCGGAACGTGACCATCGGCACCATCATCGCCGAGAAGGGCCTGGGCGCCACGCTCGACCGCGACGCGATCGTCGCCGAAGGCCGCCTGCTCTCGCCCATCGACCACCCAGATCCGGCCCATCTCTACGTCACCGGCACGGGCCTGACCCATCTCGGGTCCGCCGCCACGCGCAATGCCATGCACAAGTCGGCCGGCACCAAGACCGAGGAAAACCTCACCGATTCCATGAAGATGTTCCGCATGGGCCTGGAAGGCGGCAAGCCCGCGCCGGGGCAGGTCGGCGTCCAGCCGGAGTGGTTCTACAAGGGCAACGGCTATTCGGTGGTGCCGCCCGGCCGCCCCATCCCCTCCCCGGCCTTCGCAAAGGACGCCGGCGAGGAGCCGGAAATCGCCGGCATCTACATCATCGACCAGGACGGCAACCCGCGCCGTCTCGGCTTCGCCCTCGCCAACGAGTTCTCGGACCACGTGACCGAACGGGTGAACTACCTTTTCCTCGCCCATTCCAAGCTGCGCGCCTGCTCGTTCGGCCCGGAACTGCGGCTGGGCGATCTCCCACGCCACATCGAGGGCATGTCGCGCATCCTGCGCGGCGGCAAGGTGCTGTGGGAAAAGCCGTTCCTGTCGGGCGAGGACAACATGTCCCATACCATCGCCAACCTCGAATACCACCACTTCAAGTACGAGCTGTTCCGCAACCCCGGCGACATCCACGTGCACATGTTCGGCACGGCGACCCTGAGCTTTGCGGACGGCATCAAGACCGAGCCTGGCGACGTCTTCGAGATCGCCGAGACCCAGTTCGGCGCGCCGCTGCGCAACGCGGTGGCCTGGGACGAGGCCGAAACCATCGAGATCAAGCCGCTCTACTGA
- a CDS encoding substrate-binding domain-containing protein, translating into MRKTALLVAGAALLALAAGAAQAQDKKTLAIVVKGLDNPFFEQINLGCQQWNKDHADSEYTCMYTGPASSTDEAGEVQIVNDLLTKGVAAIAISPSNAPAMANMLKTAAPTIPVMTVDADLNPEDKALRKTYLGTDNYLMGVKMAEEAMKLKPQGATVCLQLGNVSAANIAARAQGFRDTAAGAKNVDKLTGQNGWTEVEGCPVFTNDQSDLANQQMADVFTAHPDLGAFILVGGWAQFAPQAYAQVTDQVMPKLKSGDLIIIAGDTLPPQTQAFREGRSNAQIGQRPYEMGLKAPDVMIQLINGEKVDDPLYTGLDVCTTADPGFCKDN; encoded by the coding sequence ATGAGGAAGACCGCATTGTTAGTTGCCGGCGCAGCCCTCTTGGCTCTCGCCGCAGGCGCCGCTCAGGCGCAGGACAAGAAGACCCTCGCCATCGTCGTGAAGGGCCTGGACAACCCCTTCTTCGAGCAGATCAACCTGGGCTGCCAGCAGTGGAACAAGGACCACGCCGACAGCGAATACACCTGCATGTACACCGGTCCGGCCTCGAGCACGGACGAAGCGGGCGAAGTGCAGATCGTCAACGACCTGCTGACCAAGGGCGTGGCGGCCATCGCCATCTCGCCCTCCAACGCCCCGGCCATGGCCAACATGCTCAAGACCGCCGCGCCCACCATTCCGGTGATGACGGTCGACGCCGACCTCAACCCAGAGGACAAGGCGCTGCGCAAGACCTACCTGGGCACCGACAACTACCTGATGGGCGTCAAGATGGCCGAGGAGGCCATGAAGCTCAAGCCGCAGGGAGCCACCGTCTGCCTGCAGCTCGGCAACGTCTCGGCGGCCAATATCGCCGCGCGCGCCCAGGGCTTCCGCGACACCGCCGCCGGCGCCAAGAACGTGGACAAGCTCACCGGCCAGAACGGCTGGACGGAAGTTGAAGGCTGCCCGGTCTTCACCAACGACCAGTCCGACCTTGCCAACCAGCAGATGGCGGACGTCTTCACCGCCCACCCGGACCTGGGAGCCTTCATCCTCGTCGGCGGCTGGGCCCAGTTCGCCCCGCAGGCCTATGCGCAGGTGACCGACCAGGTGATGCCCAAGCTGAAGTCGGGCGACCTGATCATCATCGCCGGCGACACCCTGCCCCCGCAGACCCAGGCCTTCCGCGAAGGGCGCTCGAACGCCCAGATCGGCCAGCGCCCCTATGAAATGGGCCTGAAGGCACCGGACGTGATGATCCAGCTCATCAACGGCGAGAAGGTGGACGACCCGCTCTATACCGGGCTGGACGTCTGCACCACCGCCGACCCCGGCTTCTGCAAGGACAACTGA
- a CDS encoding cation transporter, translating into MSPQEMPAGLRRAVIVVALLNLAYFFVEFAVALHIGSVSLLADSVDFLEDTSVNLLIALAMGWSLAARAKVGMALAAVLLIPALAFLWALWGKFSNPIPPEPFALSATGLGALAVNLTCAFILVRYRHHSGSLTKAAFLSARNDAFANVAIIAAGLVTLVYPSVWPDVIVGLGIAALNVDAAREVWEAARGEHEAAA; encoded by the coding sequence ATGAGTCCACAGGAAATGCCCGCGGGGCTGCGCCGCGCGGTTATCGTCGTCGCGCTGCTCAATCTCGCCTATTTCTTCGTCGAGTTCGCAGTGGCGCTCCATATCGGGTCGGTGTCGCTGCTCGCCGACAGCGTCGACTTCCTTGAAGATACCTCGGTCAATCTGCTGATCGCCCTGGCGATGGGCTGGTCGCTGGCGGCGCGCGCCAAGGTGGGCATGGCGCTCGCCGCGGTTCTGCTCATTCCCGCGCTTGCGTTCCTCTGGGCGCTCTGGGGCAAGTTCAGCAATCCGATCCCGCCCGAGCCCTTCGCCCTTTCGGCCACCGGGCTCGGTGCGCTGGCGGTGAACCTCACCTGTGCCTTCATCCTCGTGCGTTACCGCCATCACAGCGGCAGCCTTACCAAGGCGGCGTTCCTGTCGGCGAGAAATGACGCCTTCGCCAATGTGGCCATCATCGCGGCGGGCCTGGTGACGCTGGTCTATCCTTCGGTGTGGCCCGACGTCATCGTGGGCCTGGGCATTGCCGCGCTCAACGTGGATGCCGCGCGCGAGGTATGGGAGGCGGCGCGGGGCGAACACGAGGCGGCGGCCTGA
- the recA gene encoding recombinase RecA: MSTTPLRVIEGSMDKDKALAAALSQIERNFGKGSIMRLGENSSIEVEAISTGSLGLDIALGIGGLPRGRIVEVFGPESSGKTTLALHVIAEAQRNGGICAFVDAEHALDPVYARKLGVNVDDLLISQPDAGEQALEIADTLVRSGAIDVLVVDSVAALTPRAELEGEMGDSLPGLQARLMSQAMRKLTASISKSKAMVIFINQIRMKIGVMFGSPETTTGGNALKFYSSVRLDIRRIGAIKDREEVVGNQTRVKVVKNKLAPPFRQVEFDIMYGEGISKVGELIDLGVKSGIVEKSGAWFSYDSQRLGQGRDNSKQFLKDNPQIAAQIEQGVRESAGLLGDALITAGTPESDAEGTEE, translated from the coding sequence ATGTCGACTACACCACTGCGCGTTATCGAGGGAAGCATGGATAAGGACAAGGCGCTCGCTGCGGCTCTCAGCCAGATCGAGCGCAATTTCGGCAAGGGCTCGATCATGCGCCTTGGCGAGAATTCCTCCATCGAGGTCGAGGCGATCTCGACCGGGTCGCTGGGCCTCGACATCGCCCTGGGCATCGGCGGGCTGCCGCGTGGCCGTATCGTGGAAGTGTTCGGGCCGGAAAGCTCGGGCAAGACGACGCTGGCCCTGCACGTGATCGCCGAGGCGCAGCGCAATGGCGGCATCTGCGCCTTCGTGGACGCCGAACATGCGCTCGACCCCGTCTATGCCCGCAAGCTCGGCGTCAATGTCGATGACCTGCTGATTTCCCAGCCGGACGCCGGTGAGCAGGCACTCGAGATCGCCGATACGCTGGTGCGTTCGGGCGCCATCGACGTGCTGGTGGTCGATTCGGTGGCCGCGCTCACGCCGCGCGCCGAACTCGAAGGCGAGATGGGCGACTCCCTCCCGGGCCTGCAGGCGCGCCTGATGAGCCAGGCCATGCGCAAGCTCACCGCCTCGATCTCCAAGTCCAAGGCGATGGTGATCTTCATCAACCAGATCCGCATGAAGATCGGCGTGATGTTCGGTTCGCCCGAAACCACCACGGGCGGCAATGCGCTCAAGTTCTATTCCTCGGTCCGCCTCGATATCCGCCGCATCGGCGCCATCAAGGACCGCGAGGAAGTGGTCGGCAACCAGACGCGCGTCAAGGTGGTCAAGAACAAGCTGGCTCCTCCGTTCCGCCAGGTCGAATTCGACATCATGTATGGCGAGGGCATTTCCAAGGTCGGCGAGCTCATCGACCTGGGCGTCAAGAGCGGCATCGTCGAGAAGTCGGGCGCCTGGTTCTCCTATGATAGCCAGCGCCTCGGCCAGGGCCGCGACAATTCCAAGCAGTTCCTCAAGGACAATCCGCAGATCGCCGCCCAGATCGAGCAGGGCGTGCGCGAAAGCGCCGGCCTGCTGGGCGATGCGCTGATCACCGCGGGAACGCCGGAATCGGATGCCGAGGGCACCGAGGAATAA
- a CDS encoding ATP-binding cassette domain-containing protein, with protein sequence MAVLELENISKHYGAIQALSDVSLSLEPGEVVGLVGDNGAGKSTLVKIIAGNFHPSGGIIRIDGGTEQLHGPKDARSKGIEIVYQDLALADNLTAAANIFLGREKTIGWGFLKILDYRAMYRRAGELFAELKSETRPRDVVRRMSGGQRQAVAIARTRLSNPKIVLMDEPTAAISVRQVAEVLNLIRRLKDQGIAVVLISHRIPDIFAVCDRLVVLRRGLKVADKRVADSSPEEVTGLITGAIKQA encoded by the coding sequence ATGGCGGTGCTTGAGCTTGAGAATATTTCCAAACATTACGGCGCCATCCAGGCGCTGAGCGATGTTTCGCTGTCGCTCGAACCGGGCGAGGTGGTGGGCTTGGTGGGCGACAACGGCGCGGGCAAATCCACGCTGGTCAAGATCATCGCGGGCAATTTCCACCCCAGCGGCGGCATCATCCGCATCGATGGCGGCACCGAGCAGTTGCACGGCCCCAAGGATGCGCGCTCCAAGGGCATCGAGATCGTCTACCAGGACCTGGCGCTGGCCGATAACCTCACCGCCGCCGCCAATATCTTTCTCGGGCGCGAAAAGACCATTGGCTGGGGCTTCCTCAAGATCCTCGACTACCGCGCCATGTACCGGCGCGCCGGCGAGCTCTTTGCCGAGCTCAAGTCCGAGACGCGGCCGCGCGACGTGGTGCGGCGCATGTCGGGTGGGCAGCGCCAGGCGGTGGCCATCGCGCGCACGCGCCTTTCCAACCCCAAGATCGTGCTCATGGACGAGCCGACCGCCGCCATTTCGGTGCGGCAGGTGGCCGAAGTGCTCAACCTTATCCGCCGGCTCAAGGACCAGGGCATCGCGGTGGTGCTGATCAGCCACCGTATCCCCGACATTTTCGCCGTATGCGACCGACTGGTGGTGCTGCGGCGCGGCCTCAAGGTCGCCGACAAACGGGTGGCTGATTCGTCGCCCGAAGAAGTGACCGGGTTGATCACCGGCGCCATCAAGCAGGCTTAG
- a CDS encoding DMT family transporter, with protein MPIGVLFAFVAYAVYSCADALIKALGGSVGIFEIGFFTYIFSLIPALLTKPPQESWRGIFAMKNPGLVHLRAFFGLASAVLVTYSFITIPLAEAYAIVFLIPVCITILSVFVLKEHVSLQRWVLVLLSFAGVMVVVRPGFRELELGHLTAFLCVGFSAGTTTILRLIASQEQRTTLIAIPALWAIVFNGLAMIPSFHMPNLMEMALLIIAGAVIGTGHLMLVLATKHAPASAVAPIQYSQIVWGIFFGALFFSEFPDGVAIVGIVVVVVAGLLNVFADGASARIAGRFAEFRARRDGARKNIVEVQGPEP; from the coding sequence ATGCCGATCGGCGTTCTGTTCGCCTTTGTCGCCTACGCCGTCTACTCGTGCGCCGACGCCCTCATCAAGGCGCTCGGCGGCTCGGTGGGCATCTTCGAGATCGGCTTTTTCACCTACATCTTCTCGCTGATCCCGGCCCTGCTGACCAAGCCGCCCCAGGAGAGCTGGCGCGGCATCTTCGCCATGAAGAACCCGGGCCTGGTACACCTGCGCGCCTTCTTCGGCCTGGCGAGCGCGGTGCTGGTGACCTATTCGTTCATCACCATCCCGCTGGCCGAAGCCTACGCCATCGTCTTCCTCATCCCGGTCTGCATCACGATTCTCTCGGTCTTCGTGCTCAAGGAGCATGTGAGCCTGCAGCGCTGGGTGCTGGTGCTGCTCAGCTTCGCCGGGGTGATGGTGGTCGTGCGGCCCGGCTTCCGCGAACTCGAACTCGGACACCTCACGGCCTTCCTCTGCGTCGGCTTTTCGGCCGGCACCACCACCATCCTGCGCCTCATCGCCAGCCAGGAGCAGCGCACGACGCTCATCGCCATCCCCGCGCTCTGGGCTATCGTCTTCAATGGCCTGGCCATGATCCCAAGCTTCCACATGCCCAACCTCATGGAAATGGCGCTGCTGATCATTGCCGGCGCCGTCATCGGCACCGGGCACCTCATGCTGGTGCTGGCCACCAAGCACGCCCCGGCCAGCGCCGTGGCCCCGATCCAGTACAGCCAGATCGTCTGGGGTATCTTTTTCGGTGCGCTGTTCTTTTCGGAATTCCCCGATGGCGTGGCCATCGTCGGCATCGTCGTGGTGGTGGTCGCCGGCCTGCTCAACGTCTTTGCCGACGGCGCCAGCGCCCGCATTGCCGGGCGCTTTGCCGAGTTCCGCGCCCGGCGCGACGGGGCGCGCAAGAATATTGTCGAGGTCCAGGGCCCCGAGCCCTGA
- a CDS encoding ABC transporter permease — MSADETLGQAIEGRTHRGPVAWLLSRQVFWVLLAAILACLALSILTTTFATPGNLFNVTRNFTFVGIIAVGMTAVIITGGIDLSVGSTVLVSAIVTSVLMSAGLPITVAFPAAMAASLLVGLINGVLIAIMGMPPFVVTLGMMSVARSIGMVMSQNKMIYQFGPDQALLLQIGGGSTFGIPNPVYVLAALALVTGLAMHWTRWGRYLFAIGGNEKAAVLTGVPVKAVKISVYMFVAFTAGLTGFLEAGWLGSVTTNLGQGMELTVIAAAVIGGANLAGGSGTAFGAVVGAVLIEVIRNSLILLGISTFWQGTFVGCFIVIAVAFDRLRNRETSE; from the coding sequence ATGAGTGCAGACGAAACCCTGGGCCAGGCGATTGAGGGACGTACACATCGCGGGCCGGTGGCCTGGCTGCTGAGCCGGCAGGTGTTCTGGGTGCTGCTGGCGGCCATTCTGGCCTGCCTCGCCCTCTCGATACTCACCACCACTTTCGCCACGCCCGGCAACCTCTTCAACGTCACCCGCAACTTCACCTTCGTGGGCATCATCGCGGTGGGTATGACGGCGGTGATCATCACAGGCGGCATCGACCTTTCGGTGGGCTCGACCGTGCTGGTCTCGGCCATCGTCACTTCGGTGCTGATGTCGGCCGGGCTGCCGATCACGGTGGCGTTTCCGGCGGCCATGGCCGCTTCGCTCCTTGTCGGGCTCATCAATGGCGTGCTCATCGCCATCATGGGCATGCCGCCCTTCGTGGTGACGCTGGGCATGATGTCGGTGGCGCGTTCCATCGGCATGGTGATGTCGCAGAATAAGATGATCTACCAGTTCGGCCCCGACCAGGCGCTGCTGCTCCAGATCGGCGGCGGCTCGACCTTCGGCATTCCCAATCCCGTCTACGTGCTCGCCGCGCTGGCGCTGGTGACGGGGCTGGCCATGCACTGGACCAGGTGGGGGCGCTATCTCTTCGCCATCGGCGGCAACGAGAAGGCGGCCGTGCTCACCGGCGTGCCGGTCAAGGCGGTCAAGATCTCGGTCTATATGTTCGTGGCCTTCACGGCCGGGCTCACCGGCTTTCTCGAGGCCGGATGGCTGGGGAGCGTCACCACCAACCTGGGGCAGGGCATGGAACTCACGGTCATCGCCGCAGCGGTGATCGGGGGCGCGAACCTTGCCGGCGGCTCCGGCACGGCCTTCGGCGCCGTGGTGGGGGCGGTGCTGATCGAGGTCATCCGCAACAGCCTGATCCTGCTCGGTATTTCGACCTTCTGGCAGGGCACGTTCGTAGGCTGTTTCATCGTCATCGCCGTGGCCTTCGACCGGCTGCGGAACCGGGAGACGAGCGAATAG
- a CDS encoding DMT family transporter, which produces MPVGVLFALGAYAFYSCSDAIVKSFSGHLSVFEISFFSALFSLIPAVLSKAKTERWRDTFKLNHPWLLHVRAVTGVLGATMVIFAFTTIPLAEVYSIAFLAPVFVTIISVVVLKEHVPLQKWLLLMASFVGVLIVVRPGFRELHWGHLAAVGSALFGSMTTTILRTVAPREKRVSIFGVPTAYLLVFNGLMMIPTFVVPSLQQWAFFVAMGVLGGVGHLCFISSTRLSPASLVAPTQYSQILWAIIFGATFYHEFPDAIAYVGLVIVAAAGILNVVPAETRRRAIARFAILRGPAAAAAPPAANDVKPAQPSKKAA; this is translated from the coding sequence ATGCCGGTCGGCGTGCTATTTGCGCTGGGTGCGTACGCTTTCTATTCGTGCAGCGACGCCATCGTTAAGAGCTTTTCGGGGCACCTGTCGGTGTTCGAGATCAGCTTTTTTTCTGCCCTTTTCTCGCTGATCCCGGCGGTCCTTAGCAAGGCCAAGACCGAACGCTGGCGCGACACCTTCAAGCTCAACCATCCCTGGTTGCTCCACGTGCGCGCCGTCACCGGCGTGCTGGGCGCGACCATGGTGATCTTTGCCTTCACCACCATCCCCCTGGCCGAAGTCTATTCGATCGCCTTTCTCGCCCCGGTCTTCGTCACCATCATCTCGGTGGTAGTGCTCAAGGAGCACGTGCCGCTCCAGAAGTGGCTGCTGCTGATGGCGAGCTTCGTGGGCGTGCTGATCGTCGTCCGCCCAGGCTTCCGCGAATTGCATTGGGGTCACCTGGCCGCCGTCGGCAGCGCCCTTTTCGGCTCGATGACCACCACCATCCTGCGCACGGTCGCCCCGCGCGAAAAGCGCGTCTCGATCTTCGGGGTACCTACCGCCTACCTGCTGGTCTTCAACGGCCTGATGATGATCCCGACCTTCGTCGTCCCCAGCCTCCAGCAGTGGGCGTTCTTCGTGGCCATGGGCGTGCTCGGCGGGGTGGGTCACCTCTGCTTCATCAGCTCGACTCGCCTCTCGCCGGCAAGCCTCGTGGCGCCCACGCAATACAGCCAGATCCTCTGGGCCATCATCTTCGGGGCCACCTTCTACCATGAGTTCCCCGACGCCATCGCCTATGTGGGCCTGGTGATCGTCGCGGCGGCCGGCATCCTCAACGTGGTGCCCGCCGAGACGCGCCGGCGCGCCATCGCCCGCTTCGCCATCCTGCGCGGCCCCGCCGCCGCAGCCGCCCCGCCCGCAGCCAATGACGTGAAACCGGCCCAGCCCAGCAAGAAGGCCGCCTGA
- the alaS gene encoding alanine--tRNA ligase, whose translation MTSVNDIRSSFLNYFAREGHEPVASSPLVPRNDPTLMFTNAGMVQFKNVFTGVEKRPYSTATTAQKCVRAGGKHNDLDNVGFTARHHTFFEMLGNFSFGDYFKERAIELAWNLLTKEWELPRERLSVTIYQDDDEAHALWKKVAGLSDDKIVRLGAKSNFWQMGDTGPCGPCSEIFYDHGDHVWGGPPGSPEEDGDRFIEIWNLVFMQYEQQNDGSRSGLPRPSIDTGMGLERIAAVMQGVHNNYDIDLFKTLISAAAQATGARVDGDGNTSLRVIADHLRSMSFLIAEGVLPSNEGRGYVLRRIMRRAMRHATLLGSNEPAIFKIVPTLVREMGQAYPELVRGEAMIEETIRLEEHRFLKTLGRGLQILADETKDLGEGAVLDGTTAFKLYDTYGFPLDLTEDALRTRGITVDQAGFSAAMEAQKAEARKSWAGSGESADDTIWYTVADKVGPTEFLGYETENAEGQVTALIKDGAIVDALKTGEEGFVVLNQTPFYGESGGQVGDTGAFKGEGVAAEVVDTSKHHGVFTHKVKVTEGEIRNGQFLSLDVDHSRRSAIRANHSATHLLHEALRLILGDHVAQRGSLVSPDRLRFDFVHTKPMSPQELAEVEDLANEIVLQNSPVETRLMGVEEAKASGARALFGEKYGDEVRVVSMGDPTGNAVGWSVELCGGTHVRRTGDIGLISVVSESAVGAGVRRIEALTGKAARHRGNDNAAIVSNAATLLRSGPTEVLDRIEALQEQLKRSEKALSDAKQKLAMGGGTGGAPAAAETVNGYNFVGRAVDGLQPKDLRGLVDQAKKQVGSGVVAIIGVTEDGKAGLAVGVTEDLVGKVSAVDLVRVGSAALGGQGGGGRPDMAQAGGPDGSKASEALAAIKGALAG comes from the coding sequence ATGACCAGCGTAAACGACATCCGGTCGAGCTTCCTGAACTACTTCGCCAGGGAAGGGCACGAACCGGTGGCATCGAGCCCGCTCGTGCCCCGGAACGATCCGACGCTGATGTTCACCAATGCCGGCATGGTGCAGTTCAAGAACGTCTTCACGGGCGTCGAGAAGCGTCCCTATTCGACGGCGACGACGGCACAGAAATGCGTGCGCGCCGGCGGCAAGCACAACGATCTCGACAATGTCGGGTTTACGGCGCGTCACCACACCTTCTTCGAAATGCTGGGCAATTTCTCGTTCGGCGACTATTTCAAGGAGCGCGCCATCGAGCTTGCCTGGAACCTCCTGACCAAGGAATGGGAGCTCCCGCGCGAGCGCCTTTCGGTCACGATCTACCAGGACGATGACGAGGCTCACGCGCTCTGGAAGAAGGTCGCCGGGCTCTCCGACGACAAGATCGTGCGGCTGGGCGCCAAGTCGAACTTCTGGCAGATGGGCGATACGGGGCCGTGCGGCCCGTGCTCGGAAATCTTCTACGACCACGGCGATCACGTCTGGGGCGGCCCTCCGGGTTCGCCCGAGGAAGACGGCGACCGTTTCATCGAGATCTGGAATCTCGTGTTCATGCAGTACGAGCAGCAGAATGACGGTTCGCGCTCGGGCCTGCCGCGTCCCTCCATCGACACCGGCATGGGCCTGGAGCGCATTGCCGCGGTCATGCAGGGCGTTCACAACAACTACGACATCGATCTCTTCAAGACGCTGATCTCGGCAGCTGCCCAGGCGACCGGCGCGCGTGTCGATGGCGACGGCAACACCTCGCTGCGCGTCATCGCCGACCACCTGCGCTCGATGTCCTTCCTGATCGCGGAGGGCGTGCTGCCCTCCAATGAAGGCCGCGGCTACGTGCTGCGCCGCATCATGCGCCGCGCCATGCGCCATGCCACGCTCCTGGGCTCGAACGAGCCGGCGATCTTCAAGATCGTGCCGACGCTGGTGCGTGAGATGGGCCAGGCCTATCCCGAGCTCGTGCGCGGCGAGGCGATGATCGAGGAGACCATCCGGCTCGAGGAACACCGTTTCCTCAAGACCCTGGGCCGTGGCCTCCAGATTCTTGCCGACGAAACCAAGGACCTGGGCGAGGGCGCAGTGCTCGATGGCACCACCGCTTTCAAGCTCTACGACACTTACGGCTTCCCGCTCGACCTCACCGAGGATGCGCTGCGTACGCGCGGCATCACCGTCGACCAGGCCGGGTTCAGCGCCGCCATGGAGGCCCAGAAGGCCGAGGCGCGCAAGAGCTGGGCCGGTTCGGGCGAGAGCGCCGACGATACCATCTGGTACACGGTCGCCGACAAGGTCGGACCCACCGAATTCCTCGGCTATGAAACCGAGAATGCCGAGGGCCAGGTGACCGCGCTCATCAAGGATGGCGCCATCGTGGATGCGCTCAAGACCGGCGAGGAAGGGTTCGTGGTGCTCAACCAGACCCCGTTCTACGGCGAGAGCGGTGGCCAGGTCGGGGATACCGGCGCCTTCAAGGGCGAGGGTGTCGCCGCCGAGGTCGTCGATACCTCCAAGCATCACGGCGTCTTCACGCACAAGGTCAAGGTGACCGAGGGCGAGATCCGCAACGGGCAGTTCCTGAGCCTGGACGTCGATCATTCGCGCCGGTCGGCCATTCGCGCCAACCACTCGGCGACCCACCTGCTGCACGAGGCGCTGCGGCTGATCCTGGGCGATCACGTGGCCCAGCGTGGTTCGCTCGTGTCGCCCGACCGCCTGCGCTTCGATTTCGTGCACACCAAGCCGATGAGCCCGCAGGAACTCGCCGAGGTCGAAGACCTCGCCAACGAGATCGTGCTGCAGAATTCGCCGGTCGAGACGCGCCTGATGGGCGTGGAGGAGGCCAAGGCCTCGGGCGCCCGCGCGCTGTTCGGAGAGAAGTATGGCGATGAAGTGCGCGTGGTCTCGATGGGCGACCCCACCGGCAATGCCGTGGGCTGGTCGGTGGAGTTGTGCGGTGGCACCCATGTGCGCCGGACTGGCGATATCGGGCTGATTTCGGTGGTCAGCGAAAGCGCCGTGGGCGCGGGCGTGCGCCGCATCGAGGCGCTGACCGGCAAGGCGGCGCGCCATCGCGGCAACGACAATGCCGCCATCGTTTCCAACGCCGCGACGCTCCTGCGCTCGGGCCCCACCGAGGTGCTCGACCGGATCGAGGCGCTCCAGGAACAGCTCAAGCGTTCCGAGAAGGCGCTGTCCGATGCCAAGCAGAAGCTCGCGATGGGCGGCGGCACCGGCGGGGCGCCGGCTGCGGCCGAGACCGTCAACGGCTATAATTTCGTCGGCCGCGCCGTCGATGGGCTTCAGCCCAAGGATCTGCGCGGGCTCGTGGACCAGGCCAAGAAGCAGGTCGGCTCGGGCGTCGTCGCCATCATCGGGGTCACCGAGGATGGCAAGGCGGGCCTGGCGGTCGGCGTCACCGAGGATCTGGTGGGCAAGGTGTCCGCCGTCGATCTGGTGCGCGTCGGCTCTGCAGCGCTGGGCGGGCAGGGCGGCGGCGGCCGGCCCGACATGGCCCAGGCCGGCGGGCCGGATGGCTCCAAGGCCAGCGAGGCGCTGGCGGCCATAAAGGGCGCCTTGGCGGGCTAA